CATTAGTTTTACAAATTTCTTCATTTTCTAAGAAACCTGGTAAGTTATCAATAGCAATTGCTTCTTGATTTTCTTTAATAAAATTATGATAATTTAAAGAGCCTAATCATTTTTCATGTAATTGTACAACCTCATCAAAAATAATATTATTTTCTGATGTATTTATTTGTATATATCAATCATCATTAATAAACTGCATTAGTCAATCTTCATATTTGAATTTTGTCATATTATAAACCCTTTCTAATCATCAAGTTTTAAAACTGCAATGAATGCTTCTTGTGGTACTTCTACACTTCCGATTTCTTTCATTTTCTTTTTACCTTCTTTTTGTTTATTAAGAAGTTTTTTACGTCTTGATTTATCAGCTGCATGTAGCTTTCAAGTTACATCTTTTCGATATGCTTTAATTGTTTCACGCGCTAAAACTTTATTCCCAATTGTTGCTTGAACAGGAACCTCAAAGTTTTGACGTGGAATTAATTCTTTAAGTTTTTTAGTTAAAGCAGCTCCTCTTTGATATGCAAAGTGTTTATTTACTATCATTGAGAATGCATCAACCATATCTCCATTTAATAAAATATCCATTTTAACTAATTGAGATTCTTGGTAACCAATCATTTCATATTCAAATGATGCATAACCTTTTGAAATAGATTTTAATTTATTAAAGAAATCAAAAATAATTTCAGCTAATGGCATATCATAAACTAACATCATACGATTATCATCAACAACTTGTAAATCTTTATAAGTTCCTAATTTGTTTTGACATAAACTCATTAAATCACCAACTGATTCTTTTGGTGTCATAATTTTTACATTGACAAATGGTTCTTCCATAAACTTGATTTTTTGTGGATCAGGTAATTTAGCGGGGTTATCAATTTCAATCATTGATCCATCAGTTAAATGAATCTTATAAATAACAGATGGTGCTGTTGCAATTAGATTTAGATTATATTCTCTTTCCAATCTTTCTTGCACAACTTCCATGTGTAATAGCCCTAAGAATCCAACTCTAAAACCAAATCCTAATGCTTGAGAAGTTTCGGGTTCATATACTAAAGATGAATCTGATAATTCCATTTTTTCTAAAGCTTCTTTGAAATCTTGATATTGGTTTGTATCAATTGGATAAATTCCACAATAAACCATTGGTTTAAGTTTTTTATAACCATCTAAAGCATGTAATGCTGGATTTGTAACAGTTGTTATAGTATCTCCGACATTAATGTCTTTAATAGTTTTAATTGAAGCTGCTACTCATCCTACTTCTCCAGCACTTAATTGATCTTTTTTGACTATTTTAGGGTTTTTTACTCCCAATTCAGTTACTTCATAACTACTTCCATTTGCCATAAGTTTGATTCTATCACCAACTTTGATTGAACCTTCTCTTACTCTAATTGACATAACAACACCCAAGTATTTATCATAGTAGCTGTCAAAGATTAAAGCTCTTAAAGGTTTTTCATCATCAGCATCATATGGTGCAGGAATTTTATTAACAATAGCTTCTAAAACATCTTCAACATTTAGTCCAGTTTTGGCACTAATTAATGGTGCATCACTACAATCAATTCCGATTGTATTTTCGATTTCTTCTTTTACTCTATCTGCATCAGCACTTGGTAAATCAACTTTGTTAATAACAGGGATTATTTCTAAATTATTTTCAATAGCTAAATAAACATTTGCAAGTGTTTGAGCTTCAATACCTTGTGTTGCATCAACTACAAGTATAGCTCCTTCACAAGCTGCAAGACTTCTTGAAACTTCATAAGCAAAGTCAACATGACCTGGAGTATCAATTAAATGAAAAGTGTATTCTTGTCCATCTTTTGCTTTGTAATATAATTGAACAGAGTTCAATTTAATTGTAATTCCACGTTCTCTTTCAATATCCATTGAGTCTAGCAATTGTTCTTGCATTTCTCGTTTAGTTACAGTATTAGTTAACTCTAAAATACGGTCTGCCAATGTTGACTTCCCGTGATCAATATGAGCAATAATACTAAAATTTCTAATTTTTGATTTATCCATGTTATCTCTTTCTTACTATTTAATAGTTATCTCTATATTTTTCTATAAATTTTAAAATATCATCAATTACTACTTCATTTAATTCTTCTTCTAATAATTTATTTTTAAGGTTTTGGTAAATTTTAAAGTCTGTATCTAAACCTAACTTAGTAAATCTATAAAATAATTTTTGCGAATCTTTTCCCATTTTTGTATAGTTATCTAATCCACCACTTTGAATTAAGATTGGTAGGTCTTTTGTTATAAATTCATTGTTTGAATTTTTTGAAATGAATTTATTTCCAACAGCAATATCTTTAAAAGCTGAAAAACTTAGTTTTAAATTACATAAAGGATCATTATTATACTTTTGAACATATTTTAAATCACTTGATAATCACTGATTATCAAATTTCAATAATGGATTATGACTTTTATTAATTCTTTTCTCTCTAATGTTATTAAGGAATTTTGCATCATTTCTTACATTAAAAATTACTTGATTTAAATTCATGTACTTTAAAAATAAATTTGAAATAAAATAATTATAATCACGAGTATTCATTAAAATTAATCCAGCAATTTCTTCTGAATATTTAATTGAAAAAGTTCTTGCTAAATTACCACCTAGTCCTTGACCTAGCATAAAAATTGGTAAGTCTGGATGATATCTTTTAATTCAAGTATTAATATTTTTAACATCCTCAACTAATTTACTTCACCCTTGTTTTTTATCAAAGAAAATGTTTGAACCATCAGATTCGTCTCTACTTTCTCCAATGCTTCTTAAATCAGTACCAACAACTAAAATGTTATGTTCTCCCATTAATTTAGCAAAGTCATCATACATTCCCATATGTTCATCAAAGTTTGGCACTACTTGAATAACAGCAATTGGTTTTTCAGATGTTTTTCATTCAAAATTAATTAATTCTTTTCCATCAATCATTTGTAATTGAAATTTTCTCATCTTCTAAACCTCCTTAACATATTCTTCAAATGTTGCATTAGCTGCTAATTGGTCAGCTAAGTCATTGTAATAATCATTACTATGACCTTTAACTCAAATAAATTCTATTTCAACTTTAGTTCTGATTTGATCAACATATTTAATATATTCAATGCCTTCATCAGATTTTGCTTTTCATTCATGATTAGCTCATTTGGCAATACCTTCATAATCATGATATAAATATAACTTTGGAATGTTATTAGCATATGCAAATAACATAACTCTTTTAGCACCTTGCAATTCTCCACTTACATTTCACATTGATTTTAATTCATCATCACGATATCTTTTAGAAAAGTGAAACTCTTTATTTTTTCACATTACAACAGCACCATATGAATAAGTGTTGTTTGCTTTTATAAAACTACCATCACTATATGCAACAGCTACATTTTCATTAATTTCAGCATTAATTTTAACAGGTTTAGGTTTTGAAACAACACCAGTTATGAAAGCTTCAGCATCAGCTTTACTTGAAAAAGATTTATAAACTGCATTATTGAATCCTTCAACTTGAGCTTTACATTCATCTCAAGTAGTATAAACACCAATGTTTCTTCCCTTTTTAACAGCGTAATATTTCATATCTAAACCTCCTTTTTCTTTATTAAATTAATAAGCTCTAGCAAAGTAAACTTTTAAAGTTGTTTCCTTATTACAATTAAAACATTTTTCAGTTTTATTATCTTGTTCAAATGGAATACAACGTGAGTTAGTTGAAGTTTGTTTTTTAACATCCTCTTCACATGCAATTTCTCCACAGAACGGAACTAAAACAAATCCTTGATTTTGACCTAAAATATTTTTATATTCTTCGATTGAACTAGCTTTTGAAGTTCTATCTTCACGGTTTTTCAATGCTTTAGCATATAAATTAGC
This is a stretch of genomic DNA from Mesoplasma coleopterae. It encodes these proteins:
- a CDS encoding alpha/beta fold hydrolase, which translates into the protein MRKFQLQMIDGKELINFEWKTSEKPIAVIQVVPNFDEHMGMYDDFAKLMGEHNILVVGTDLRSIGESRDESDGSNIFFDKKQGWSKLVEDVKNINTWIKRYHPDLPIFMLGQGLGGNLARTFSIKYSEEIAGLILMNTRDYNYFISNLFLKYMNLNQVIFNVRNDAKFLNNIREKRINKSHNPLLKFDNQWLSSDLKYVQKYNNDPLCNLKLSFSAFKDIAVGNKFISKNSNNEFITKDLPILIQSGGLDNYTKMGKDSQKLFYRFTKLGLDTDFKIYQNLKNKLLEEELNEVVIDDILKFIEKYRDNY
- a CDS encoding viroplasmin family protein; the encoded protein is MKYYAVKKGRNIGVYTTWDECKAQVEGFNNAVYKSFSSKADAEAFITGVVSKPKPVKINAEINENVAVAYSDGSFIKANNTYSYGAVVMWKNKEFHFSKRYRDDELKSMWNVSGELQGAKRVMLFAYANNIPKLYLYHDYEGIAKWANHEWKAKSDEGIEYIKYVDQIRTKVEIEFIWVKGHSNDYYNDLADQLAANATFEEYVKEV
- the lepA gene encoding translation elongation factor 4; this encodes MDKSKIRNFSIIAHIDHGKSTLADRILELTNTVTKREMQEQLLDSMDIERERGITIKLNSVQLYYKAKDGQEYTFHLIDTPGHVDFAYEVSRSLAACEGAILVVDATQGIEAQTLANVYLAIENNLEIIPVINKVDLPSADADRVKEEIENTIGIDCSDAPLISAKTGLNVEDVLEAIVNKIPAPYDADDEKPLRALIFDSYYDKYLGVVMSIRVREGSIKVGDRIKLMANGSSYEVTELGVKNPKIVKKDQLSAGEVGWVAASIKTIKDINVGDTITTVTNPALHALDGYKKLKPMVYCGIYPIDTNQYQDFKEALEKMELSDSSLVYEPETSQALGFGFRVGFLGLLHMEVVQERLEREYNLNLIATAPSVIYKIHLTDGSMIEIDNPAKLPDPQKIKFMEEPFVNVKIMTPKESVGDLMSLCQNKLGTYKDLQVVDDNRMMLVYDMPLAEIIFDFFNKLKSISKGYASFEYEMIGYQESQLVKMDILLNGDMVDAFSMIVNKHFAYQRGAALTKKLKELIPRQNFEVPVQATIGNKVLARETIKAYRKDVTWKLHAADKSRRKKLLNKQKEGKKKMKEIGSVEVPQEAFIAVLKLDD